A portion of the Planctomycetota bacterium genome contains these proteins:
- a CDS encoding cellulase family glycosylhydrolase, translated as MNNKRLCKGVAAFAIVAGFVLAPVSAWAAGLTVNNGQFEQNNRAYRGLGVNYYDAFLRTLRNGNDTSYEAGFAELGQRNIPFARINFGGFLPDDFALYQSDRAEYFRRLDAVVASAEANGVGLVPTLFWNRFAVPDLVGEPGSAWGDADSQTRAFAREYATEMVTRYRDSDAILMWEFGNEFNLAQDLPTQNPDQFIAPARGTPDQRTDADKISSTAVRAAIAEFAGIVNTLDPGRATTTGHSVSRPGAFSLRTTGDFGRDTRAEFAQITLDDHAAVDAISLHAYYHSMLGVSREDQTETPTRFDDPNVTYLDVLFEAAEFADASGKPLFLGEFGVADVFNFPIEDDGDPDNDNEQRMRIILDAIVAADVQLSALWVYDFVGDSAAIDDRGWNITPDGDRAFHLDLLQEYNAIVAIPEPAAVGAGLLLGGVALRRVR; from the coding sequence TTGAATAACAAACGTTTGTGTAAAGGTGTTGCCGCGTTTGCGATCGTGGCCGGGTTTGTTCTCGCCCCCGTCTCGGCATGGGCCGCGGGGCTGACCGTCAATAACGGACAGTTCGAGCAAAACAACCGGGCGTATCGCGGCCTCGGGGTCAACTACTACGACGCTTTCCTGCGGACTTTGCGGAACGGCAACGACACGAGCTACGAAGCCGGCTTCGCCGAACTGGGGCAGCGGAACATCCCTTTCGCCCGGATCAACTTCGGCGGCTTCCTGCCCGACGACTTCGCGCTGTATCAGTCCGATCGGGCCGAGTATTTCCGCCGGCTCGACGCGGTCGTCGCCAGTGCCGAGGCCAACGGTGTCGGGCTGGTGCCGACACTGTTCTGGAACCGGTTCGCGGTCCCGGACCTGGTCGGCGAGCCGGGCAGTGCGTGGGGTGATGCCGATAGCCAGACCCGTGCATTCGCCCGCGAGTACGCCACCGAGATGGTCACCCGCTACCGCGACTCCGATGCGATTCTGATGTGGGAGTTCGGCAACGAGTTCAACCTCGCCCAGGACTTGCCGACCCAGAACCCTGACCAGTTCATCGCCCCGGCACGCGGCACGCCGGATCAGCGGACCGACGCCGACAAGATCTCCAGCACTGCCGTTCGGGCGGCCATCGCCGAGTTCGCCGGCATCGTCAACACGCTCGATCCTGGCCGTGCAACCACGACCGGCCATTCCGTCTCCCGTCCCGGTGCGTTTTCGCTCCGTACCACGGGCGACTTCGGCCGCGACACGAGGGCCGAGTTCGCGCAGATCACCCTCGATGATCACGCCGCCGTCGATGCCATCAGCCTGCACGCGTACTACCACAGCATGCTCGGCGTCTCGCGCGAAGACCAGACCGAGACGCCCACGCGGTTCGACGATCCGAACGTGACGTACCTGGACGTTCTCTTCGAGGCGGCTGAGTTTGCCGATGCGTCGGGTAAGCCGCTCTTTCTCGGTGAGTTCGGCGTGGCCGACGTGTTCAACTTCCCCATCGAAGACGACGGCGACCCCGACAACGACAACGAGCAACGCATGCGGATCATCCTCGACGCCATCGTCGCCGCCGACGTTCAACTCTCAGCCCTTTGGGTGTACGACTTCGTCGGCGACAGCGCCGCGATCGACGATCGCGGCTGGAACATCACGCCTGACGGCGACCGGGCCTTCCACCTCGATTTG
- a CDS encoding SDR family oxidoreductase codes for MELQLNGKRALVTGSTKGIGRAIAQFLANEGCDVIVNGRTQADVDAVARELGGLGLAGDVATADGCAKLIEQAGELDILVNNTGIFEPKPFGEIPDEDWQRMFDVNVMSGVRLSRAVLPGMIERGFGRIIFISSESGLNIPTEMVHYGWTKTSQLAIARGIAKTAAGSGVTVNSVLPGPTWTEGVENFVGEMDVSKDAFVSHARPGSLTGRFGTPEEIAAAVVFLCSPRAANTTGATLRSDGGIVDLPF; via the coding sequence ATGGAACTTCAACTCAACGGCAAACGTGCCCTCGTCACCGGCAGCACCAAGGGCATCGGCAGGGCGATCGCTCAGTTCCTTGCCAACGAGGGCTGCGACGTGATCGTCAACGGACGTACACAGGCCGACGTCGACGCGGTTGCCCGTGAGCTCGGCGGCCTCGGGTTGGCCGGTGATGTTGCGACTGCTGATGGCTGCGCGAAACTCATCGAGCAGGCCGGCGAACTCGACATCCTCGTCAACAACACCGGCATCTTCGAGCCCAAGCCTTTTGGCGAGATCCCCGATGAAGACTGGCAGAGGATGTTCGATGTGAACGTGATGAGCGGCGTGCGGCTGAGCCGCGCCGTGCTGCCGGGGATGATCGAGCGTGGCTTCGGCCGGATCATCTTCATCTCCAGCGAGTCGGGCCTGAACATCCCGACCGAGATGGTCCACTACGGCTGGACGAAAACGAGCCAACTCGCCATCGCTCGCGGCATTGCCAAGACCGCCGCCGGAAGCGGTGTCACGGTCAACAGTGTCCTGCCCGGCCCGACGTGGACCGAGGGCGTCGAAAACTTCGTTGGAGAAATGGACGTGAGCAAAGATGCCTTTGTGAGTCACGCCCGTCCCGGTTCCCTTACCGGTCGCTTTGGCACGCCCGAAGAAATCGCCGCCGCTGTCGTGTTCCTCTGCTCACCGCGAGCCGCGAACACGACTGGTGCGACGCTCCGTTCCGACGGTGGCATCGTCGATCTGCCGTTCTAG